The following DNA comes from Methanomassiliicoccales archaeon LGM-DZ1.
AATCGGAGAGGAGCACCGGGATGCTGTCAGACGCGGGCATCGGCGTCCACCTGCCTGATGACCTTCTCGAGGACGGCCATTGCCTTCTCGATGTCGGAATCGGGTATGTTGAGCGCGCAGAGGCACCTCATGACGGCGCCGTTCCTCCCGCCCCTCTCCATGATGAGACCGTTCTCGAAGCACAGCCTCTGCACGCGGGCGGCGATGTCCCCGCTGGGCTCGGGAACGCCCATCAGGTCCTTCGGCCCGCGGGGGTCGATGAGCTCGATGCCGTACATCAGGCCGCGGCCGCGGACGTCGCCGATGATGGAGACCTCCTTCTGGAGCTTCCTGAGGCGGCCCATCATGTACTCTCCCTTGCGGGTCACCTCGGCCAGGAAAGCGGGGTCGCTGATCCTCCTGATCACGACGGTCCCCGCCGCCATCGCCAGCTGGTTTCCGCGGAAGGTCCCGGTGTGCGCCCCGGGGCCCCATTTGTCGAGGTCCTTGTCGTAGACGACCACGGACAGGGGCTGCGATCCCCCTACGGCCTTGGAGATGAGGATGACGTCGGGGACGATGCCGGAGTGCTCGAAGGCGAATACGTTCCCGGAGCGCCCCATCCCGCACTGGATCTCGTCGCAGATGAGGGGGATCCCGAGCTCCTTGGTGACCCTGCGGACGGCCTGCAGGAACTCGTCGGGAGCGGGGATCACGCCTCCTTCTCCCTGGATGGCCTCGAGGATCACGGCGGCGGGCCTGGTGACCCCGCTGTTGGTGTCCTTGAGGAACCTCTCGAAGTAATTGATGCAGGCCCTGGTCCCCGCCTCGCCGCCGATGCCCATCGGGCAGCGGTAGGAGTACGGATAGGGCATGAACTGGACCCCGGGCATGAGGTTCTGCACGTGCTCCTTGGGGTGGAGCTCCCCGGTGAGGGCGAGGGCGCCGTGCCCCATGCCGTGGAACCCGCCGGAGAAGGCGATGACGGTGCCCCTGCCGGTGGCGGTCTTGCAGAGCTTGATCGCGGCATCCACGGCGTCAGTGCCCGAAGGGGAGCAGAACTGCACTTTGGCCCTGGAAGCGAGCTCTTTGGGGATGATGGAGAGGAGGGCATCGACGAACCTGTCCTTGACAGGGGTCGCAAGGTCCAGGGTATGGAGCGCGGCTCCCGACTGGATCAGGTCGACCATCGTCCGGTTCACCTCGTCGTCGTTGTGCCCGAGCGCAAGGGTCCCGGCCCCGTTGAGGAAATCG
Coding sequences within:
- a CDS encoding diaminobutyrate--2-oxoglutarate transaminase family protein; the protein is MQNNRYFVEHQNEYESSARSYPRKFPIAIKSAKGSWIEDADGRKYIDFLNGAGTLALGHNDDEVNRTMVDLIQSGAALHTLDLATPVKDRFVDALLSIIPKELASRAKVQFCSPSGTDAVDAAIKLCKTATGRGTVIAFSGGFHGMGHGALALTGELHPKEHVQNLMPGVQFMPYPYSYRCPMGIGGEAGTRACINYFERFLKDTNSGVTRPAAVILEAIQGEGGVIPAPDEFLQAVRRVTKELGIPLICDEIQCGMGRSGNVFAFEHSGIVPDVILISKAVGGSQPLSVVVYDKDLDKWGPGAHTGTFRGNQLAMAAGTVVIRRISDPAFLAEVTRKGEYMMGRLRKLQKEVSIIGDVRGRGLMYGIELIDPRGPKDLMGVPEPSGDIAARVQRLCFENGLIMERGGRNGAVMRCLCALNIPDSDIEKAMAVLEKVIRQVDADARV